The genome window GGTGCTAGCTCTCGCTTGGGCATTGCAGTTCCTCTGCAAGTGGCCCTCTCCAGGGGCTGCTTGAGTGCCCTCACGACATGCCAGCTGAGAGTGAGCCAGGCAGAGGTTGGAGTGTCTCCTATTACAACCTAGACTTGGAAGCCCTGCTGTCGCTTCCATAGAATCCTCTCAGCTACACAGCTTTGCCATTATTCGTTGTGGAAAGGGACTTCACAAGGGTATGGACCCCAGGAGGCAAGGATCAGCAGGGGCCATCAGGGAGGCTGCCTGCCATCCTGCCTTATAAGTTTCTTTGAAgatcaaataaacattttttaagctGTGGTTCTAAAATCCCTTGTTTCCTACTCAAAGTGCAGATTCCTAGGTCCTGCTGCAACCTCCTGACCCCAAATTccagggcccaggaatctgcattttaaggaACCACACCcacatcctcccctccccccaccccccaggtgaCTTAGACATCATAGATCTTAGTAAACGGGAGGCAGTTCtaattcattttgctttgtttgtgtGTCAGATGCTGGGTGTCTGGACATAGTCAGTAACTGTTGAGTTGAAAGAAACCATGATCCACTTAAAGGGTGCAGTTTATTGGGAAGATCCAGAGTAAACCTTGGAAAACCCAGAGGCAAGAAATTCAGCCAGGTTTCAGGAcactagaaggaaatggcactccactccagcactcttgcctagaaaatcccatggatggaggagtctggtaggctacagtccatggggtcgcaaagagtcagacacgactgagccaacttcactttctttcactttatcttGAGCCATTCTGTTCTCTGCCTAAGGCCACCTCATATCCAATTTGGTCTGTCATACCCACCTATTCAAAATTCCTAGGACCCTGATTGGTTCAGCTGGTATCTCAGGACCAACTCCTGCCCAAGCAGCTGTAGTCAGGATCACATGAGCTGAATGGGCGCGGGaggcaattttttttaactgtgctgggtcttcgttgccacacgcgtgctttctctagttgcagtgcccgGACTTGCTTGCGgttgccctgaagcatgtgggatcttagttccctgaccagggattgaacctgcatcctctgcattgcaggactgatccttaaccactggaccaccagcgaagtcctggGAGGCGATTTTGGACGTATCTGTGCCGGGCACTGTGCCAGGCCTCAGGGGTACGTGGGAGGCAGACCCGTCCCTGCTCTCTAAGGAGCTGCAGTTTTGGGGGGTCTGAGTGCATGCCCCGCCATTCCTTGGCCCCATAACTAGAGAAACAATGACAACAGAGCCCCTGGACAATGAGTTGCAGCAGCCCAGGTGCTCTCAGAACTGCACCTGGCAAGAACAGATGCAGCCGTGGCCCCGAGCACAGGTAGACCAAGCCAAGGCAGCTCTGAGCCCTCTGTCAGGAGTGGGCATCCGTTTTGAAACCCTAAGTAAAAAATAGTTCGTGGGCTCACCTTTAAAGTCTTGATCAGAAAATGCAAAACCTGCAGCTGGACTTCAGCAGTCTCTTGTACCGCCGTTTGGATGCTGCAATCGTAGAAACTGGGATGAGTAGCAGGGCCTTTTCTTTAACAAACTTTGCCTAAGGTGATCTGGGGAGGGGTGTTGGTGAAGGGTGGGTGCTGGACAGTTGGCTCCAGATCTAGCCAAAATAGAGACAAAACAGCCCTGTTAAGGAAGTTAAAAGATCCTGGGCCAGAAGTGGGGGGAGAGAAGGGCTATTCACTCCATATTTGTTCACTTGGAAGAGGAGAGATAAAAGGCATCCAGGGAAAGGATGAGGGGGTAAAGTGGCCCTTTTCCTCTCCCAGAGAATCCCACTCGAGCCCTAACCTTCACCCCAGTAAGCTGACAACATCCTTTCTGGGGCTGGCTACCCAGAGCCATGCACCTTAAAAGGAGAAGCTGCTATCACTCAAGCTGTCCATTAGGAAGCCTCTGActactaataatgaaaaagccCCTCTCCCaaagttttaaacatttattacctCAAACAACAAGACTTCTAGAAAAAGGGCAGGTTCTTGGGTCCATGATTCAGTGCTTCAGGGATATTTTCAATGTGCGCTAAACTCAGCAGGGCATCTTTTCCTTAACGTGACCTACTTCATGATCACAAGATGGCTGCCACGGCTCCAGGTTTCAGACATAGCTTACTCCCAGAGCTCTTTGTGTCCTTTTAGAAGCAAGAACACCCTTGCATTCACATGTCATTGGCCAaaatggggtcacacagccaTTCTTTAACATCTATACACATGAAAAGGGATCACCACCACAAATCTTGTCATCCAGCACCATACATTTGGCCCTCTTGACTCATTTCACCTACCGCCCCAACACACAGCCATTCTTTAGCAGGTCAAGTTTAGCCGGTGCCTGCAAATCAAATGGGAGTAGCACCACTGAATTTGACTAATCATTTAGGGTGGATGGATGTTGGGCAGAGAGCCATAACTTCTGACCTGATTGCTCTCCTTAAGGTTcccatcccctgcccccaggcGGCTTCTCAGAATATTCCTTTTGAACACATACAATATCCCCCAAAGACTGTTGCAGTGAAGACAGCTTCCTTGACTTTGCCATGGTCCTGGGATGTTGTGGTCTTCTTAGGCACGTGCCCTGCACACCTCCCCTGAGTCAAAAGGAAACACGGTTAGCAGGTGGACACTGAGTGACGTGTCACCCCTTCCACTTTCATTGGCTTCGTGGAAATGTTCCTAAGAAGCCTGCAGGTGAGGGCTTCCCTCCCTGGGACCTTCCCTCTTGGAGCCGTCTCTCCTGCTGTTTCCTCCATTCTTGCCCCAGGCCCTGCAGTGGCTGTGGTCACAAATGCCACAGGCAGCATCCCGACTCAGCCCCCATGTGTCAGCTGTGGTACCAGGAAGGAATTACTCAGCATATCCTGGATGCTCATGAGTAGCATGATTCCCTGACCTTagtatttttcttgttctttgaaCTTGCTCTGCAGACTGAGAACTGCAGGTTACTCATCCTAAGCCACATTTTCCTCGATGCACGTGATTTTTCCAGACTGTCAAGAGGCATGTGACCCAGCTCTGAATCCATGTTAAAAGGACCTAAGGGCTAGTCTATCATGCTGGATGACCTTGGGCCAGCCCCTTCAGTCTGTGAATCCCCCATCAGCCCAGCAACCATACAGATAACAGATACAGAAACACAGCATAAACAGGGCTGCCATCCGCCCTTTGTTCACAGCAGACATCACTAGTCAGTCACAGGCTATTTCCCTCTGAATTAGCACTGGTGCCAGAATCCTCCTCCCTCTGGGCCCTGATCAATGAGGAGAGACAGGGGTGGCTCTCCCCTTTGGGGTCCCTCCCAGGTGTCAGGCCTTCAGCCCACAGTTGACCTTCTTTCTAAACCTCACCTTCCTCCCTGCGTTCTTCTGCCTTCCCCTCTGAAAAGGAACTTGGGGAGTCCATTGCCTCATGTTCCTCTCAAAGAGTCTTGTCTTCTTCCACAGGCTTCCGGAGGTTTACATCCCTTCTctgatacttttgagctgtgtGAACCTGGCtgatttcttaacctctctgagccagtttcctcacctgtaaaagggGGCCAGTATCTGCCATAAAAGGTGGTAAGAATGTTCCTGACAGAGCATCAGCCAGGGAGCACTCAGCACACACTCATCACTTCTCTTGTAAGGGCTTGCTCCTGGCTCTGCCAGGCCAGTCAATCCAGGGTTTagatggggcaaaaaaaaaaaaaaaagaaaatgatatcacCAGCCATTACTTgataagttttttatttatttcattttagccTCTATTTCCCTCTCCCAGGATGCTTGATCTCTCTCCCCTGCCCAACTCTGGAGACAGCCTGACCCTGTGTTGGGCtttggcggggaggggggagactGTACCTTTAGAGCTTGTAAACCTACACCAGGACTGGGGCCAACGCCTCACCACACCAGCTGGGTCTGGCCAGGACATGGGCACCTAACAGTTCCTAACACCCCCTGAGATCCCAGAGCCTATAGACTAGAGCTGCCAACCCTGCCCACCACTCAGGACTTGGGGAAGGGGGCATGGAAAGCGTACCAAGACCCCCAGAGGCACCTACAGGTGAGCAGGGCTCACCAGGGAGAAGGCAAAGAGCCAGGTGAGATTcttgaggttcctctgtcctcagcCAAGGCTCCttgcccaccccccgccccagggcAGTGCCACCTACTCCCCACCGCCACTGGCCAAGCCCAGAACCAGGGCACCCTATCCCTTCACCAGccaacaagaaacaaaaacagtgaaaatacCAAACTCTGTTGCTAGGAGAAAAAAAGACACCCTgaagtattaaaaagtaaattaaaactgAAACCCCAGTCAGCTGAGCCAGCAGTGAGCTGGTGATTGCAGACAGACAGCACCCATTCTTTCCCAAGCCCCAAGGCCTCCAAAGGCAGCAGAAAGGGGCAAAGGGCCCAGTCAGTGTCACCAAGAGGGAGCCTCTGGGGAAATAAAGATTAGGGCAGAGGTGTCCTCAGGGGGGTCCCGATTTTGAGGCACTGAGGACTGTAAATATGACCCAGCTTGAGGGCCAGGGGTGTCCCAGCCCCCAGAGACTCCCTGGATGAAGAATGGCCACTGTGGTGAGTGAGTAACAGTAAAACCAGAAGTTGGGCGCGGGGCAAAGCAAGACCTGGTCTCCCTCAGAATGCTGCTGGGCGAGAGTGGGGCTGAGTTGGTGAGCACGGAAATAGGCTGTGATGGTGGGAGAGGGTTCTGGAAGCCAGACATGGTTTGGCAGCTGCGGCTTTGCCCCTATCAGATTGGCATCTGCACCCTTTCTGGGCTGTGAGTCAGCTCATGGCCCCTCCTCGCCAGAGGCACCTGCTGGGAAGTCAGCTCAGGCCATGGCTGCCTGGTCCGGGACTGGACAAGGTCAGGCGGGCTCCTGCGAGGCGCCGCCCCAGGCCAGGGGTGGGAGAGCTGGCTCcgggagaagacagaggatgcgGTTAAGGAGTGTTGGGAAAGGGTGAGAGCTGCCACAGGCACACAGACATGGCCCAAGGCCAGAGGGTCTACTGCCCCAGGGCATCACCCCAAGGCCTGGCTGAGGCCCCAGGAATAGTCCTGCCTGGGCCTCACTCCAGGCCAGAAGCCTGGTGCGGGTCATACATGAAAACCCACACTGGTGCTGCCTTTCTGCACCTGCTGCTTATGGAGGCAGGAAGGTGGCTGGCAGTCAGGCAGCTCCAGCGGGCCTTGGAGGAAAAGGAGGTCAGGCCCAGGTGTGGTGTAGCACAGGCCTGGCCTCCTGACCACGTGGGGCCCAGTCTGGACCAGTGCTGACTGCTCATGTGCCTTCCAGCCCATAGCGCCTCGCAGGTCCCAGTCGCCCCTGCCAAGGCCTGTTGCCAGCAACAAACCTCTGCTCGGTGATTCAGGACAGGCCACCAAGGCACCTGCTGGGCTGGGTTTGGGGCTACAGCTCCCACAAAACCAGCTCTCTGGCTGCTTGAGGATCATCTAGGGCCTGGATCCTCCTGAGAATCGGGCACGGTGGCCTCCTCAAGGCTAGGCTCTCTCTGAATTACAGAGGTCCCAAAACATCCCTCAGAACCCAGCATCTTCTTAGCGCCTTGAGTTCCCGAACGCAGACCCGGCAGGGACCTCAGGGCTGACCCTGATGGCGATTTCCCTCACGACCGGGTCCCCCAGCTTCTGAGGGCTGGGCCTGGCTGCTGAGCCACTGGCTCCTCAGCGCCCTGACCTCCTGGCCGTACCACTCGTGCAGCTGGGCGAAGGAGGCGGAATCGAGAGGCCCGTTGGGCGCTGAGGCCCGCCGGCGGGGCGGCAGCGGCGGGGGCTCGGGGCCGGGCCGGGAGCTGGGGTTGGCCCTGACAGAGGCGGAGGCGGCGGGGGTCTCGGCGTTCCAGACGGCACAGCCATTCTCCTTGGACGGGAGCGATGGGAGCGCGCGGGGCCGGTGGGCCGGGGGTGGGCCGCCGCCCGCGCGCACGGCCGCCAGCTGCTGCTCCAGCTCACGCACCACCACCCGCA of Bos indicus isolate NIAB-ARS_2022 breed Sahiwal x Tharparkar chromosome 17, NIAB-ARS_B.indTharparkar_mat_pri_1.0, whole genome shotgun sequence contains these proteins:
- the PHETA1 gene encoding sesquipedalian-1, whose protein sequence is MKLNERSLAFYATCNTPADNAGFLYKKGGRHAAYHRRWFVLRGNMLFYFEDAASREPVGVIILEGCAVELVEAAEEFAFAVRFAGSRARTYVLVAESQAAMEGWVKALSRASFDYLRVVVRELEQQLAAVRAGGGPPPAHRPRALPSLPSKENGCAVWNAETPAASASVRANPSSRPGPEPPPLPPRRRASAPNGPLDSASFAQLHEWYGQEVRALRSQWLSSQAQPSEAGGPGREGNRHQGQP